The genomic DNA TGCCATAGCTATATTTTGAGGCATAAAAGTAGTGCTTGAATGTGTGATATATACAACCATAAAGCTTTATTTTGACTGCATGGTCCTACCTCAAAATCCTTGCTCACCCTTTTGCAGATCAAACAGAAGAGATTTGCTGATAATGCTCCGTCAGGATTGTGGGATTCTTATTTTTCAAGGTTGCTTCAGAGGAACTGAGACTTAGTAAATTTGATTAACATACAAATTAAAATGGCGTAAGTTCTATGATAGATGATAAAGGCATTCGTTACATGTACAACCTCACTTTTCTCTAGACTTGAGATCATGGCCAGTACGTTTAGTTGATCAACTGCACAATAAAAAGATGAAGAATCTCCTGGCATGTTACATCAGAGATGGAGGGTGCACTAAGCCCGCCACTAACCCTTCTAGAAGCTGGGGTAGCTAGCCAGGGTTGGTTGATGAGGTACGTACAAGAAAAAGCTCAGGCAGATATTAATTTGTCATGGCATCACAAGTGTTCACCTCACTGAAAAATGGAGTGTACCTGTTGAACCGATATTTTAACCAATTAACCACCAAGCCACTTCACTTTGCGCTTGAGCACTACCATATAGTTCATTTGCCACATATGATATGATAGGGATCAATGGAAGATTCTCTTGGTTTTTTTAAATCGCTGCACCACATCAGTGAATATTGGATTTGATCGCTCAGCAGTGTCATATGTTTAGGTTGCATTTCAGGGTATTAGTCACAGAGAATATATTAGAACATGGTAAAAATTGTTGGATTTTCGTTTACTCTTTCCTGATTCCTGAAGCACTGGCAGCGTCTATAAAGGCACATGTGACGTTACCTCATCAAATGacatatttttgagctgttAAACTACTGGCTAAACTTCGCTTATTCGTTACTACTGTAGTCTGGATCTACAAGGAGGCAAAGTTAGGATCCTCTGACCTAACTGAACAATTGAGGTTCTGTGTTCCAGATGAGCCATGCAAAGCTATACATGCATGAGCGGAGTACTGTATGTTTAAAGCTTGTAAAATTACCTAATCGATCTACTCACCAGCTGAGCTTGACGCAGAAAGCATACGGCTTATTATCTCTGACTAGAGCATGTTTAGATTGCTCAGAGCTAGCGCTTGCTAGAGTTAATTAATTTCATTTGCTCCCTCTAGTAAAAAAATAAGTGTGTTTGAGTTGCGAGGAAATAAGTCAACCACCATGTTAACTTAATTTGATTGGAGATTACTTATTTACATGTGTTGGTTATCaatatttaaaaataagatTAGTATACTTTTCTTTGAAAAGTATTTTTTAATGGTATTTTATACTTTACAGATATATTAAAACAGAAAATAGTAATCAAATTGTGTTTTGGAGATTGTATCAAAGACCAAATGACATTTGACCGCAGGAGTAGTAGCTTGCCTTTTCCCATCAACTTCCATTCTTCCATAGCAGCACATGGCAGCTTGACAAGTGTGCAGATTTAAGAGAAATTTATGCTAACAATATTTGCTTTCCCTCTCGTCACAGGACTTATGGAAAAGTAATTGAATTTCATTTTCACAAGTAAACTATACATAACCTACATAGGAATACTTTTCCAAAACATGGCCTAGATTGAAAGCATACGGTTAGTCTCATAAAACTTCACTGACTTAGGTGTTTATTAGTCTTTCATAGTTTTATATGAAGTTTCAATATGTGAATTAATGTGTTTATTGTATTGTAGTCATTCTATATGGATATGCATGTGTGGAAACTGGATAGACATATATTCTTCTTTTGTGTTTTCTGATGGACATTCCACAATGCTTAACACGTCAGGATTGATAGGTCCATACTGATCTGGATGAGATCGACTATAAGTTAATATCCTCCTTCGCAAAATTTTGAATCTGTTCTACAACATGTGTTATGAAGTTACCAAATTTTCGTGTCGCTAGCTGAATCCAATTTTAGCATGTAGGTTTCAAAGTTGTGGCATGGCAAGCAAATACATACCAATGTAATTTATTAGAATGAAGTCCGATAGGATACATTTGCTATAATGATGTAACATCTGTGAAAAAAAGCTATTTGGACATTTGTCTCATAGACTCATACTCATTCCCGCCATTGAATAAAGACATCACAACTTCTCTTAAATTGTTCAGTCAGGAAATTCATCAAACATGACATGTTTGCATATAGGGGAATTTTTAGGATTGAAAAATAAATaccaattattttttttgagaaatccTCATTTTACAAACAGGTTAGGATCTGACACGTAGAAGCAGTACACATGCTCTGTGGTTTTGAtgcttcaagattttttttccttttgaaggTGATGCCCTAAGTTATTTCTCGAAGCACCAAGGAGCTAACTTGCTTCCTCTTTACCTAGTTCTCATGTTAGTTTTTAGTAGCAACATATATGCTCGTAGCCACTGCCACTAACCTATAGTGCAACAAGTTAGCATCTATAGTATTTATAAATATGCATAGAAGTTGTGTCTCTTAATGAAGAAGATAGCTAGCCTTTCTCGCTCTCTTTGATCTCCGCTAGGACACTTGTGATGTGGTAGGTAAGAGAGAGCTAATGAATTGGCCACCATATTTTAAATAGTACCCCCTCTATTTGAAATTACAAGGTatattttcattaaaaaaataaattttaaggAATGTTTCACTTAATTAGGACAAGGCTTTAATATTTCTAATACTTACTCCATTAATACATAGTTTTTGTACAAAAAATTGATCTTACTCAATTCGTACTGAAAAAACTTGTGATTATGATTCTTATCATGCTAATAGAGCAATCGCTGGTCAAAACTTTATTCTAATGATATAAAATATACTTTGTAATTTCAAACGATGGAGTATTTCCTTGGGGAAAAACACAAAAATGCCACGAGTTAAGAGAAAACATTTCAAATACTAGAATATATTTTTATGGCATCAATATTTTGTGGTTACGTATGCCTaagtgtttgtttttttttaacctttttccCTTCCCATGGACATCGATCGATTCAGAAGACTATGCTGCAGAAGCATCTGGGGTTCAAGTAATGGACAAAAGAGCGTTGCACTaaacaaagagaagaaaaaggtaGCAATATCAGTATGCATCAAAAGTCAGGAAAGAACATCAAAGTAGAACATATTTTAGTGAAGAACAAGCACAAAAGATAAGCCAGCAAAGATGCTTAACTAGAAAAATTAACTACAAGCATCAAAAGATGCTTACTACTCTCAGCAGCAGTCGTGAATCGTGACTCGTGAGTACTCACTACGACACTACCGACCACCATGGCCGCAGGTGCACCCCTCGCCTCCTTGCAGATCCAGGCGATTCAAGCACAAACATATCTTCTTCCCGTCTGAGTAGCTCCTACTGGATGCATCCACTGCCGTCGCGCtgcttgtggcttctgtttcttgcttcctcgccggcggtgaCGACGTAGATGGCAAGGACGGTTGTTGGCTGGGCTGGCTTATGCACAGGTTGAGGTCGATACTGCAGCGGAACGGCACGGACGCGCCGCTCTCTTCGTCGCTGCTGTTGCTGGCGCCGCTGGTCTCCGGTGAGCAGCTGGAGCGCGCCGCCGGTTGGTCCTCAGGACGGCTGCTTggtgcggcagcagcggcggcggtgacacTGAGCGGACGGTGCGTCTTCGGGTCGATGCCGCGGGCGAGGAGCTTGCGCTTGATGTGCGTGTTCCAGTAATTTTTTATCTCATTGTCAGTCCGGCCCGGCAGCCGCCCGGCGATCTGAGACCACCTATTTGGATTGTTTCACCACCGTAAGAATCAAAAAAGACCCAAATAAAACAGAAATCTAATTCAACTCTAATCTTTGTAGTAATTAACATAGAGTACTTGTTTCCGAGGATCTGGTGgagcttgatgatgaggtcgtcttcttcctcggtGAAGTTGCCGCGCTTGAGGTCGGGGCGCAGGTAGTTGATCCACCGCAACCGGCAGCTCTTGCCGCAGCGCAGCAGCCCCGCCGCCTTTGGGAGCGACCTCCAGCAACCTTCGCCGTGGGCCTTGATGTAGGCGACGAGGCGCTGGTCCTCCTCCTTGGTCCAGGCGCCCTTGTTCGTGTGCGCCTTCTCGCAGCACGGCGACCTCCCCATGCCTGATGCTTCTTGGCAACACCGAGCGATAGAGCTGATCAACTGAAGGTGTCTGgtggtgatgactgatgagcgTGGCGAgacagagagggagagggagtggtTTATGTGaggatgagagagaaagagggcCTACTGTCTACTGAACCTGCCTGATCGCTCCGAGACATTTGACCGAGAGGCCCTAGGGATGGATTTGCACACTTCCTGGGTAGGTGTGCTTCTGCGAAATTCTGCTCTggttttttagataatggaaaaaaatattctGCATCAATTATTACAGACACACTCAAAATTTAACCCATAGTGTTTAACCCAATTCAAAAAAGAAAGACCATCCATGAGACGCAAAGAACTACGCATGGCTCTTGACTTCAGAAGTTGGCTTGCCTCGACTAACCGTTCCATCAATGTGCTCTGGTGTATCATTCTACCGTCACAGATGCATGCAATGCTGTCTTGGACATTAGTATTTCCGAGTAGTGCCTATATCTGTTAATCATATCAATCATCACACGATTTGGACATTGATAACATTTTTGAAGTTACAAAAAATTTAGTGTTAATATACTATATACAGTATAGAGACACGAAATGAACTTTACATATTTTATTTGTACGGAAAATATTTTCATAACATCATAACTTGTTACATTCCATATTGAAAGTAGTGTTGGATGTATTATTTTTTCCCATCTCTGTCAGATTTATTTCCAGCTATATAGTGTTGGATCGTCCTTCTTTTATTTCAAACGATGTTATTTTGATTCCCAAACAAGCATTTCTCAATAATGTTTAAGAACTGATGTTTTTTGTTAAAAATTGCACCAACTGAAGATATTCGATTAGACAAACATAGGAATTGCTCCCTctattccaaaatgtaggttatTTTGATCGTAGTCATAAATCAAACTCATCCAACTTCAACTAAGTTTATCGATAAAATTATTAACAtctaaaataataaataaatgcaATAACAAGATATATTTCATGGTGGATTTGATGAAATTGATTTGAGGTTGTAGATGTTGGTGTATTTCCTTTATGTAAAAATGGTTAAAATTAGAAAATTTGGCTTAGGATAAATTAAAATGACTTACATTTTGGAATAGGGATCAGTAGTAGACAAAAATCAAACAAACAATCATGAGCTGGTAAGCGAATTAAGAACTTTTTTTGGCTGAGCAATCCCTTGCAAGAATCGAAATTGTGTGGGAGTTGTATCCCTTTTGTTTAGAGGTGCCGATCGACTACATTTCTCGGCATATGGTAATGTACATATATGTCAGCTGAATTAATTTTTTGGCATTGGAATTCTCTCTCCCCGGACATATTTGTTAGCGACTTTTTAACATTAGTTGACTAGGGTCATCGGTAGGTAGCCCTTACCTGCCCCTATCTTCTTCCACTTTTTATGAGCAAACTTGCTGAATTGGAGCAATTTTGTAGGGACGAAAAGAAGCAGATCAATCCAAGAAACAATGTGCACACCTGCCGAAGTGAGCATTACGCCGTTTGTCCATTGACCTTTGAATTCTACTTACGCTCACTTTCCTTGCATATGAATAAGCCATAGTCACGTTGCTTAATTATTTTCTGTATTATTACTAGTGGCTTCTTAGGAATAATGTAACATGGATATGTCCATACATAAATCTTTTAAAACGAACCGGCAGAGAGGCAGATCAATAGCTAGCAATGGGTAGCCAGCAAAACAGTTAAGCACACGATCACTGTTAGTTAGTCATATGTATATACAGTAACAGAACTctttttcgcaaaaaaaaaagaatgtatTTACAGAACTCTGAAGAATAATTTAATTTGGCTATATATGACTTCAATTAGTTCTGCGACAAATTAAAATTAATTTAATTACGTACGAGAATTAATCAGAGACGATTAGAGGATTCGGAGCTACGGCTACCAGCAGCATGCCATGCAGGAGTGGTAGGTAAGGCGCATGGtgctgatgatgatgagacGATTTGAGGCCGATTGCCACCTACCGCTTTGGTAGGTACGCATGCATGGGCTACATGCTCAACCTGCCCGCCTGGACCCTCTACTGCGACCTATGTTACTATGATTATTCTCCCTACACTACTTGACTGCTTCTTCTTGCAGCGACTCATCATAGATGCATATGTGTAGTCATTTCAGCTTACATATGTCAAGGGAAAATACAAGTTCAGCTAATAATGACATGTACGTACTAGTTTCTAGGAACCAAAGCAAATGGATAGATGTGCAAAAGTTGATGCCTTTCAGACGTGAAGGTTGTTAATTGGAGCAAAGGTTGTTAATTAattggaaaagaaaaacagaaattTTCTAGATCTCAGGTGAGCCAAATCTTACTAAAGAAAGTAAACTATACTCCCTCtcttccaaattgtaagtcatttttaGCTTTGCTCTAAGTCAAACTTATCTAATTTTGACCAAATTTCTAGAAAAATATACTAGCATCTACAACATAAAAAAATGTAcaatgaatatatatatatatatatatatattatattgtgTATCTAATGAAAATAGTTTGATGTTACGGATATTTGTGTATTTTTAATAAACTTGGTTAAAgatagagaagtttgacttaggacaaacctagaATGAATTAtgatttgaaatggaggaagtattcCACAAAAATTAGAAGTAGGGTTTGGGGATTTGAAATGGAGCATAGTGACATCAATTCAGATCATTCCAACCTGTTAGCAAATAATGCGAAAATAAGATCAAACACGAGACACGATTTTACGTGAAAAACCCTTGCAGGAAAAAACCACGGACGCCAATCGGCGATCTTCACTATAATGAGAGAGTTACAATGTAGGGAATACAATGAGTCGTCTTGCTCTTCCCGTGCGGCTtacaagatatatatatatatatatatatatatatatatatatatatatatatatagggtgGACTAAACTGACTACAGTCAAATACGAAAATAATTTCGTTGATCACATAACCCGAACCGTGAGCCCTCCAAGCGTCCCCACAAGACTCACATTATAATTCGGataacaaactccaccttgagatGAGTTCCATCTTGTAGGAAATGAAGTATCATCAATGAACTCACTTCAATAATAAATAATCACCGACGCCAAAAGTCACTAGGacttaaactttaacaccaacCAAGTTTGAGCATAGCTCAAACTCAGCTATAGGAACATGCTTAATCATCATATCAGTGGGATTGTCATGAGTATTTATCGTGCATACTTTAACATCACCTTTAGCAATAGCACCTCGAATaaaatgatatctcacatcaatGTGCTTTGTTCTTTCATAAAACATTTGATCTTTAGTAAGGAAAATAGCACTTTGACTATCACAGTGTATAGTAATGCAAGAAAAAATCCCTCAAAGCTCAGAGTATAAACCTCTCAACCAAATAGCTTCTTTACAAGCTTCAGAAATAGCTATATATTCAGCTTCAGTAGTGGACAAAGCAACGGTAGCCTGTAAACTTGctttccaactaacagcacaaCCACCAATGGTGAAAACATAACCTGTGAGAGAATTCTTTTTTTCCAAATCACCAGCATAATCATAATCAACATAGCTGACAAGTCCATCTCTAGATTTCCCAAACTGCAAATAAGCATTAGAAGTACCACGCAAATATCTGAAAATCCACTAAGGGAACGCATAGATTTACAATAGCATATAAAGATTTTCTGAACTTTGAAAGGGTAGGTACACTACTACACATACCTTCATCACTGTTGGCCCCCAATCCCTTATCAGCGTCAGCGTCAGTTTTGAATCCGTCGTATCAATTTTGGCAGTGATGGGGGTAGAACCGGGCGGTGAAGCcatattaaaaaaacaaaaaatttggACCCCACCCACTGCCATGCAGCACTGGATCTGGCCGCTGCGCGCCACCGGTAGCACGCTCCCACCCCACCACCATGCAGCACCAGATTTGGCCACCGCGCGCCACCGGTAGCACGCTCCCACCCCACCACCATGCAGCACCGGATTTGGCCACCGCGCGCCACCGACAGCATGCTCCCaccccgctgctgccgccgccaccaccccagCAGCATGCCCTGCTAGAGCCCCGTCGCcaccggagagagagagagagagagagagagagagagagagagagaggcagctCACCAGATCTGAGACGAGGAGAGGGGGGCTGCCGCTCCTGGATCTCCTCCTGCACTGCCGCTCCTCGAAGCTGCCGCTGTTGCTTCTCGAAGTCACCACTCCTCgaagctgccgctgccgccaccggaTCTCCTCCTGCGTCGCCACTCTTGCTCCCgcgggctgccgccgccgctctccttgCCCCGCTGCTGCTCGTCACTGCAGCCATAAGCTGTGAGGGGTGCACGgagggggggaggagaggggcagtGGCATCTtctggagagggaggagaggggtggcacgagaggagggaaggggaggagagggcggcgggagggagggaggagaggaagagcgGGGTggcgagagaggagggagagtggtgtgagagagggaaggacaggggtcgggtggggagggaggggggtggGCCGAGTGGGTGTTGGCCTGTTGGGTGAGTTCCGGACGCGAGGGTTGAGTCAAAATTGAAATTGGTAAAAATTTTGGATCCGTGAACCaaccatcaccgccggtttgtaTTACAAGCCGGTGGCGATAGTACATCACCGCTAGCTCGTAATataaaccggcggtgataggATGATATCATTGTCGGTTTTAGTTATCACCGCAGGATCATGTAAAAAGCCGGCGGTGACCGCCGGATCGCCGAAAATCGGCAGTGATGAGCCGGCGGTGTGGACATTCTCTCTAGTAGTGGTAGATGACAATTCCAACTGAAATAGACaatgtaacaaaaaaaatcGATGAGTTTCCATTCTATTCAAGACCAAATGGTCACCGGACGTTACATCACCAAAGCACAAGCTTTCCAAAACCTAACACTGTTCGTTTGTTTTGGCATAGGGGCTCTTCTTGCACGTTCATAGTGTGGTCCTATGATTGATCACTCGATCGGTCCTGTTCTAGAAGGGGGGCTACCTACCAAAACATTATCATAGTTTAGGTCCAGTGGAGAGTGTACACAAATCATCGTTTGCCCAATGTAGCTAGGACCATCAGgcactagctagctagccagcTCTCCTTTTCTTAATTATATATGCAGTGCAGACAAGAGATGTTCTCGGTACTTGCTTGCATGTGACACAAAACATGTTTTGTATCTTAGTAGGGATATATGTTGTGCTATTGGATGCCAAGCACCTGCCAAAATTGCACGTGTGTTCACATATATAAGTATGATACTAGTACATTCATATGATGTACCTAATACTGCCATGGGTTAGGGGGATATATATGAGACTTGTTGGTGTTAAGTGCTCCGACAGTCACATAGCAGCGTTTATTGTGGTTGGGTTCTTTACCCGTACGTGAGAATATTCTTGTTCACACTGCTACCGAAAGACCTCATCAGAGGATGATGCAGTTTCATCACTATACTAGACGCATATATATGAAGCATGCATAATTGCATATGGATGTCGAGTGTCGACATGCATACATTTCGACAGACCTAATCTCTAACCTAGATAAAAACATCGTCCCGAACGACATGCATGTATACGGACTAGCTATGAACACTCTCATATTTTTTAACTTGCATTCAtggatggaaaaaaaatatgattatAATTAACTCTGTTTCTTACTTATTAAGGCTGGTGCAAATATCCACTGTGAATAAGTGGTATCTTCAAGCTTGGCTGACGCGATTCCTTGTAAGTAATAAGCTGAGTTCACGGCCATGCTTGCAAGGGTGCATCAGAGCCGAAGATGATTTTCGGTGCAGACATAGCAGTCAGGACTCCTAGCTAGAATAATATATTTGGAGTACGTTCGAGCTGGAGATGGATCGCTGAGATGTGTGCAAGCTAGCATCGATAGATGGATCACGAGCTCCTTCGAATTCGAgatggtgaaaagagaaaaacgtGATCCATGCATTCCTTTTAGCATTCTGGTACGACATCGTCCCTGGTGTTGATGTGCTAATAATTGATTTCCACCCATTATAACCTACCTGGCATTCAGATATATACATGCTCCTGCTAGGACGACGCATCACCTGCATGCCTTCCTTATCTGAATGGCTTTATCTGATCGCTGCGTTCTGCTAGGAGTATGCATGCATTTGTCAGGACTACTATCACCAAACGTTTCAGAGAAACGTAACCACCGCCATGGCCCCAACACGCTACGCTACGCCGCGCCATGCACGCGGAAATTGTTTACTCGTGGTAGAGCTCAACAGGCCAACAGCAGATACGACACGAATTGATAAAAATATTCTCGCGTGCATCACCTTGCACGAATGGAGTATATGCTCACTGCCggatgcatatatatatacaacgcCGAGGCAGCACACTCATCATCGAGCAACACTAccactgctgccgccgccaacaAGTGCAtgcgcgccatggccgccgccgccgccgccacgctcctcctccctctcctcctgtccGCCATGATCACGGCttctgtggcggcggcgggcgagcaggAGACGCTCATCAAGGTGTACTGGCACGACGTGGTGAGCGGGCCGGACCCTACGGTGGTGAAGGTGGCGCGGGCCGCGACGACCAACGCCTCCAAGACCTTGTTCGGCTCCGTCATGGTCATCGACGACCCCCTCACGGAGGGCCCCGACCTCGGCTCCTCCCGGCTCGTGGGCCGCGCGCAGGGCACGTACGTCAGCGCCGGCAAGGACGTGCCGGAGTTGGCCATGGCCATGACCTTCGTATTCCAGGGCGGGAGCAGGTACAACGGCAGCTCCGTCGCCATCATGGGCCGCAACGAGGTGGGCGCCGACGTCAGGGAGATGGCAGTCGTCGGCGGCACCGGCGTCTTCAGGTGGGCGCGCGGGTATGCGCAGGCCAGGACGCATGCCTTTAACCTCAGTACTGGCGACGCCACCGTCGAGTACAGCCTCTTCGTCAGACACTGATCGATTATATATTGTCGAGGAAGCACTACTATAATACAATAACGGCTACAATCTTGTGTGTTTGACGGCCCTGGGTACTTAGAGCCTGATTGGTTGCTTGCCTGCCAAAATTTGGGCCATTTGGGCAAAAAACTTACCAATATTTTGGTaagaaaaagggagaagttgCCAAATTTCGGTACCAAACCAAATAGTAGCTAAAAGATTGGCTTGCCAAAACTCTGGCATGCCAAAAATTTGGCAACAAACCAATCAGACTCTTATTTGCATAAGCAACTATATGTGATATACGTGTTGTGTCATTTTACTATCTGGTAACTAGTACTCCATCTGTTcgaaattgtaggtcgttttgacttttctaggttcatagataacctagaaaagccaaaagacctacaatttggaatggagggagtaattatttttttagcCACGTTTATGCAAAGCAgataacataattttttttgctcTTCTTGTTGGACTAATCTTTTCTTTA from Setaria italica strain Yugu1 chromosome VII, Setaria_italica_v2.0, whole genome shotgun sequence includes the following:
- the LOC101782078 gene encoding myb-related protein Zm38 → MGRSPCCEKAHTNKGAWTKEEDQRLVAYIKAHGEGCWRSLPKAAGLLRCGKSCRLRWINYLRPDLKRGNFTEEEDDLIIKLHQILGNKWSQIAGRLPGRTDNEIKNYWNTHIKRKLLARGIDPKTHRPLSVTAAAAAAPSSRPEDQPAARSSCSPETSGASNSSDEESGASVPFRCSIDLNLCISQPSQQPSLPSTSSPPARKQETEATSSATAVDASSRSYSDGKKICLCLNRLDLQGGEGCTCGHGGR
- the LOC101782490 gene encoding dirigent protein 22; translated protein: MRAMAAAAAATLLLPLLLSAMITASVAAAGEQETLIKVYWHDVVSGPDPTVVKVARAATTNASKTLFGSVMVIDDPLTEGPDLGSSRLVGRAQGTYVSAGKDVPELAMAMTFVFQGGSRYNGSSVAIMGRNEVGADVREMAVVGGTGVFRWARGYAQARTHAFNLSTGDATVEYSLFVRH